Proteins encoded within one genomic window of Enterococcus haemoperoxidus ATCC BAA-382:
- the essB gene encoding type VII secretion protein EssB gives MSEVKDISEKIDIQVQKDKVLVTLQANQYRLAELDQFQAVLQKRDALLAGELLEATEEKLVLSYDKDNYAVSIEEAVRKMSSFNRLLLAQKIRFIEPFIHSTIQPFIHPRNIFLFGEELSIAHRGFMNLVVPHVTNEEDFLKQYRALILFILHPKLDYERLIEGAGTLQDPLSKNIQAALSPEEIDQMISEQVVIQKMKQEKQNQLVNKNSYTLFKWGSLVLLVATLILGFFVGNYALKEVPTQERIITAEANYIANDYSGVLSTLKEDTPENLPKSAQYVYAVSSIQLDNLSNEQKEMILNNISQKSNENTLLYWIYIGKGAFEKALDIAQNVGDNQFILHAYTKLYDATKLDTKMNGEKKQELLTKYEEAIAKYMKLLGGATDDSENE, from the coding sequence GTGAGTGAAGTAAAAGATATATCAGAAAAAATAGATATCCAAGTTCAAAAAGACAAGGTATTAGTCACATTACAAGCGAATCAATACCGCTTAGCAGAGCTGGATCAATTTCAAGCCGTTCTCCAAAAAAGAGACGCACTATTAGCTGGGGAACTGTTGGAGGCAACAGAAGAGAAATTAGTCTTATCTTATGATAAAGATAATTATGCCGTATCGATCGAAGAAGCGGTAAGAAAAATGTCATCATTTAATCGACTGCTCTTAGCGCAAAAAATTCGTTTCATTGAGCCTTTTATCCATTCAACGATTCAACCATTTATCCACCCGAGAAATATTTTTCTTTTTGGAGAAGAGTTATCGATTGCACATAGAGGATTTATGAATCTAGTTGTACCACATGTAACAAATGAAGAAGACTTTTTAAAACAATATCGTGCGTTGATTCTATTTATTCTTCATCCAAAATTAGATTATGAACGGTTGATCGAAGGCGCTGGAACATTGCAAGATCCTCTGTCTAAAAATATTCAAGCCGCACTTTCACCAGAAGAAATCGATCAAATGATTAGTGAACAAGTCGTTATCCAAAAAATGAAACAAGAGAAGCAAAATCAACTTGTAAACAAAAACAGCTATACGCTGTTTAAATGGGGCAGTCTTGTGTTGTTGGTTGCAACGCTTATTTTAGGTTTCTTTGTTGGAAATTATGCACTGAAAGAAGTTCCTACGCAAGAAAGAATCATTACAGCAGAAGCAAATTACATTGCTAATGATTATTCAGGCGTATTAAGCACGCTGAAAGAAGATACACCAGAGAATCTACCTAAAAGTGCACAATATGTCTATGCAGTAAGCTCGATACAACTGGATAATTTATCCAATGAGCAAAAAGAGATGATTTTAAATAATATTTCACAAAAATCAAATGAAAATACACTTTTATATTGGATCTATATCGGAAAAGGCGCCTTCGAAAAAGCTCTTGATATTGCACAAAACGTAGGAGATAACCAATTTATTTTACACGCTTATACAAAACTGTATGACGCAACAAAACTAGATACAAAAATGAATGGTGAAAAGAAACAAGAGCTATTAACGAAATACGAAGAAGCCATTGCTAAATATATGAAACTATTAGGAGGAGCAACCGATGATTCTGAAAACGAATAA
- a CDS encoding DUF4176 domain-containing protein, protein MREEMSTPFLPLGSILRLEEPENDQILYVVVARAIAKNEMDAIFSRYKVAPHPFGDVPSQEVFTISADQIAEVIFEGYSDQNDQEFLEDLLVKMANGPIVVPEAPEPEVIQEPEPILDEAEQLQEDPFYKFRE, encoded by the coding sequence ATGAGAGAAGAAATGAGCACGCCCTTTTTGCCTCTAGGGAGTATTTTACGATTAGAAGAACCTGAAAATGACCAAATACTTTATGTAGTAGTTGCTCGAGCCATTGCAAAAAATGAAATGGACGCAATTTTTTCAAGATATAAAGTTGCGCCCCACCCATTTGGGGATGTACCAAGCCAAGAAGTATTCACGATCAGTGCTGATCAAATTGCTGAGGTTATTTTTGAAGGTTATTCAGATCAAAATGATCAAGAATTTTTAGAGGATTTGTTAGTAAAAATGGCTAACGGTCCTATAGTTGTTCCAGAAGCACCCGAGCCAGAAGTGATTCAAGAACCTGAACCGATTTTAGATGAAGCAGAACAATTACAAGAAGATCCATTTTATAAATTTAGAGAGTAA
- a CDS encoding T7SS effector LXG polymorphic toxin: MGLVYSSGDSSKLMSAMSSNLSTAKSTVSDLRSGSQRLTAAVDGRTLSGAAYNAGKGLFSELILPTISRVTTSMDGIQNDLVKYTGANAAISSEGFLDEDKLNMQMQLLKASKAALAASANTAGNLAAGNPVPGLKDMLKHAQNRLNRMANSMQDDIDKVQKKIKKLHDFSSQTNGLFSNSLNELSIAMQGVLVLSGTVVNSDGSYSLPKGTDKSWFTKIQSEKAKSELDKQYDEVKEWNKLYKEFIKTGDKSFKSVWYGARVSRLSDGTLIVTTVTGMSKRLDEFTGFSKFVKQHKNFNRISSGGKLTKDGLKILEEAKIRDAGMLTKGTSGRFGDIAKATWGAIKSDVLSAVKKPISFGLNTIVKDAKNLKTAKGFGRVIPGLNIVSGVIDVGTGIKDSYDLAKEDGLKGGQVIASQVGGVVVDVAKVAVTTTAATVAATAGAAAATAALGASAPVLAVAAGAVAVSYVAVKGVEFIDKKLGITKGLKKGVNGIIKGVGGWFK; encoded by the coding sequence ATGGGATTAGTCTATTCAAGCGGAGACTCTTCAAAATTGATGAGTGCCATGTCGAGCAATTTATCGACGGCAAAAAGCACCGTGAGTGACTTACGATCAGGAAGTCAGCGCTTAACTGCAGCCGTGGATGGACGTACCTTGTCAGGTGCGGCATATAATGCGGGAAAAGGATTATTTTCAGAATTAATCCTTCCAACGATAAGTCGTGTTACCACATCAATGGACGGTATACAAAATGATTTAGTAAAATATACAGGAGCGAATGCAGCAATCTCAAGTGAAGGTTTTCTGGATGAAGATAAGTTGAATATGCAGATGCAACTTTTGAAAGCATCCAAAGCTGCTCTAGCAGCTTCAGCAAATACCGCTGGAAATCTAGCGGCAGGGAATCCAGTGCCAGGATTGAAAGATATGTTAAAGCATGCGCAAAATCGATTGAACCGCATGGCAAATAGCATGCAAGATGATATCGACAAGGTGCAGAAAAAAATTAAGAAGTTACATGATTTTTCGAGTCAGACGAATGGACTTTTTAGTAATAGCTTAAATGAGTTAAGTATTGCGATGCAAGGTGTGCTTGTATTGAGTGGAACAGTTGTTAATAGTGACGGTTCTTATTCATTGCCAAAAGGAACGGATAAAAGTTGGTTTACTAAAATACAATCTGAAAAAGCGAAAAGTGAACTTGATAAACAATACGATGAAGTAAAAGAGTGGAACAAACTATACAAAGAATTTATCAAAACAGGAGATAAGTCGTTTAAAAGTGTTTGGTACGGTGCGCGTGTAAGTCGATTATCAGATGGAACCTTGATTGTAACGACTGTCACTGGTATGTCGAAGCGATTGGATGAATTTACAGGATTTAGTAAATTTGTTAAACAGCATAAAAATTTTAATCGGATATCTTCTGGTGGGAAGTTAACGAAAGATGGTTTGAAAATACTAGAAGAAGCGAAAATTCGTGATGCTGGAATGTTAACAAAAGGAACATCAGGACGCTTTGGTGATATAGCTAAAGCTACATGGGGCGCAATTAAATCTGATGTATTATCTGCAGTAAAAAAACCAATATCATTTGGTTTAAACACGATAGTAAAAGATGCAAAAAACTTGAAAACAGCTAAAGGATTTGGAAGAGTTATTCCTGGCTTGAATATTGTTTCAGGTGTTATCGATGTTGGTACAGGAATTAAAGATAGTTATGATTTAGCAAAAGAGGATGGTCTAAAAGGAGGTCAAGTTATTGCAAGTCAAGTAGGTGGTGTTGTTGTTGATGTTGCTAAAGTAGCTGTGACAACAACTGCGGCTACAGTTGCAGCGACCGCTGGTGCTGCGGCTGCCACTGCCGCATTAGGCGCATCTGCACCTGTTTTGGCTGTAGCTGCAGGTGCAGTAGCTGTAAGCTACGTTGCGGTTAAGGGTGTGGAATTCATTGATAAAAAACTTGGTATAACTAAAGGATTAAAAAAAGGTGTGAATGGAATAATTAAAGGAGTAGGAGGGTGGTTCAAATAA
- a CDS encoding DUF5085 family protein, which produces MFNKRKEKKEIRVGFNQTIHFENVVSRYYQVDLKDFAKVFEDFITTVVQSGYTPTSNFFYAINSDLEDPIDMLLQVFIPVEEEKSYELPEEYRYQSYYEIINMLGVRVEGDSEDQFSEGIRMLVEQIVDMDAELASPPFYFVNQIDGKTFTDILIKISE; this is translated from the coding sequence ATGTTTAACAAAAGAAAAGAAAAAAAAGAAATCAGAGTGGGATTTAATCAAACTATTCATTTTGAAAATGTAGTAAGCCGATATTATCAAGTAGATTTAAAAGATTTTGCTAAGGTATTTGAAGACTTTATAACGACTGTTGTACAGAGTGGTTACACGCCAACGAGTAATTTTTTCTACGCTATTAATTCTGATTTAGAAGATCCTATAGATATGCTTTTGCAAGTGTTTATCCCTGTAGAAGAAGAAAAATCGTACGAGTTGCCCGAAGAGTATCGATACCAGTCCTACTATGAAATTATCAATATGCTAGGTGTAAGAGTGGAAGGGGACAGTGAAGATCAATTTTCAGAAGGCATAAGAATGCTAGTTGAGCAAATTGTAGATATGGATGCTGAATTGGCAAGTCCACCATTTTACTTTGTAAATCAAATAGACGGTAAAACATTTACAGATATTTTAATAAAAATATCTGAATAG
- the essC gene encoding type VII secretion protein EssC — protein MILKTNKTEDESIVPIDDQMQLAADVLFDVFYFGDVFSHHQLTTAKQERMIDGHSVSYDGQKILFDNKPFEKNNPQFIIVKPTEYQTIATSKPKKDFTISSTASSAISLPTAAFVSVTVEAKTTNYTVDIYANEETIYFNGQRITKGKFEFGTGDQLVIDKLIIEVRENQLKLTNLGTDFKLNPFEIIEQSYQPEYPSEFPLFRRSPRIHLKEPKMDVEVMTPTPKEKEGKNELLRTLVPPLGMVVLSGATSFLSGGNPIMMLSMGGASLLTAGFSVSSYFTNKKETKEKNERSEGSYRQYLIQKKGDISLLQQEQEHALTYMYPSMNDLALMAKDYQARIYERMTTNEDFLKIHVGTGEIKSSFSVKYQANEESDLSSLAEKQLVWPYQQLEAAPIVIPLMDQTVGLAGNYPVLRTAIQTLLFQISMLHSYRDVEFVTLVPENDYDVNWHAWRWLPHLKIRSLNLRGIIHNAQTRDMVLNSFYQILTKRRQELKENSNEKIRFQPHYVFSILEESWLSGHGLNEFLAEDMSPYGVTVIWGKDALPMLPETTTTLIDYQSSEAAILINQNNEYVNQAFVPTHLPTAYPIEEALQRLANLHHVEVEKNAVPESLDLLEQYEVKRIEELQINNRWLEAEPNKSIRSLIGWRGKSDYVYWDLHERAHGPHALVGGTTGSGKSEFLTTYLIGLAINFSPEDIGMLIIDWKGGGIANTLDKLPHFMGAITNLDGAGTARALASIKAELNKRQREFAKYGVNNINGYMSLYKQRHTPKEDIIYPEKPLPHLILVSDEFAELKANVPEFLDELTSVARIGRSLGVHLILATQKPSGVVNDQIEANSTSKIALKMASVQDSNELLKTPDAAQITNPGRGYLKVGENEVYELFQSGYAGVLYDPDKTMEEVVDERIFKINDLGQTELLYDPDENIVQGKDTSDLPTQLEAVIETIGQIFEQSEFTIPDKPWLPNLSEQITTTTIEEAKQRNVTIPLGLLDIPSEQAQKVYHYNLEKASHTAIFSSPGYGKSTLLQTLTMNLARQNTPEQVQFNLLDFGNNGLLPLKDLPHVADIVTLEEDEKLQKMLDRISDLLAERKGSFKKNGVASIVQYEAKTQSKLPIVINILDGYDGLSVEDNRKDKIDEVLLQLLRDGASLGVYLIMTASRSGSIRMNMMSNIATKIALYLNDETELSTLLGRETLAAQAINGRGQVMLDTPTSVQFYLPIEGENSSDVLENLEKEVTRMDQDWTGERPEKIPMVPEELTIQNFVSFVKERENNNLYLGLNKLSSLVEKFPIFQGKSLGIFTSSNKQFRLMMPWIMQQINEWKEENDIILIDAAGTLEEKATYVSTYIDRMKVTQQNYELKESLEAMLLNDSSQRIVIINGIAELVDKLFLNPEEVAFLLNGGNDHLQLVFIDSLTKVGNTYGGLTNMVKESVYQILFGGSLQNQLFIENLPYTQKNVVVPRNVLHSLKDDLFEDIVIPMEVGE, from the coding sequence ATGATTCTGAAAACGAATAAAACAGAAGATGAGTCAATTGTTCCTATCGATGATCAAATGCAGCTAGCTGCGGATGTTCTTTTTGATGTTTTCTATTTTGGCGATGTCTTTTCTCATCATCAGTTGACAACAGCAAAACAAGAACGAATGATCGACGGACATTCAGTGTCTTATGATGGACAGAAGATTTTATTTGATAACAAACCGTTTGAAAAAAATAATCCTCAATTTATTATTGTAAAACCAACCGAGTATCAAACGATTGCTACAAGTAAACCTAAAAAAGATTTTACGATCTCTTCTACGGCTTCCTCCGCAATTAGTTTACCAACTGCAGCATTTGTTTCAGTTACAGTTGAGGCAAAAACGACTAATTATACTGTTGATATTTACGCAAATGAAGAAACGATTTATTTCAACGGACAACGAATTACTAAAGGAAAATTTGAGTTTGGTACTGGCGATCAGCTAGTGATTGATAAACTGATTATAGAAGTACGAGAAAATCAGCTGAAGCTCACAAATTTAGGTACTGACTTTAAATTAAATCCATTTGAAATCATTGAACAAAGCTACCAACCTGAATACCCATCAGAATTTCCATTATTCAGACGAAGCCCACGCATCCATCTAAAAGAACCGAAGATGGATGTAGAAGTAATGACACCGACACCGAAAGAAAAAGAAGGAAAAAATGAACTCTTAAGAACGTTGGTTCCTCCTTTAGGAATGGTGGTTTTAAGTGGTGCTACAAGCTTTTTAAGTGGCGGGAATCCGATCATGATGCTGAGCATGGGGGGCGCTAGTTTATTAACGGCAGGTTTTTCTGTTTCCAGTTATTTTACCAATAAGAAAGAAACCAAAGAGAAAAATGAACGTAGTGAAGGCTCTTATAGACAATACCTGATTCAGAAAAAAGGGGATATTTCTCTTTTACAACAAGAACAAGAGCACGCTCTGACGTATATGTATCCTTCAATGAATGATCTTGCCTTGATGGCCAAAGACTACCAAGCACGGATTTATGAACGCATGACCACCAATGAAGATTTCCTGAAAATCCATGTTGGGACTGGCGAAATCAAATCAAGTTTTTCTGTAAAATATCAAGCAAATGAAGAAAGTGATTTAAGTTCGCTAGCAGAAAAACAACTCGTTTGGCCGTATCAACAATTAGAAGCGGCACCGATCGTGATTCCTTTAATGGATCAAACGGTTGGGCTAGCCGGAAATTATCCAGTATTACGAACAGCTATTCAAACGCTCTTATTCCAAATTTCAATGCTGCATTCATACCGAGATGTTGAATTTGTGACGCTGGTTCCAGAAAATGACTATGACGTCAATTGGCATGCGTGGCGTTGGCTGCCTCATTTGAAGATTCGCAGTTTGAATCTAAGAGGAATCATCCACAATGCCCAAACACGGGATATGGTGCTTAACTCGTTTTACCAAATTTTAACGAAAAGAAGACAAGAACTGAAAGAAAATAGCAATGAAAAGATTCGATTCCAGCCGCATTATGTATTCTCTATTTTAGAAGAGAGCTGGTTATCTGGACATGGGCTAAATGAATTTTTAGCAGAAGACATGAGTCCGTATGGTGTGACCGTGATTTGGGGGAAAGATGCCTTACCGATGTTGCCTGAGACAACGACGACGTTGATTGATTACCAAAGTAGTGAAGCGGCAATTTTGATCAACCAAAACAATGAATATGTGAATCAAGCGTTTGTACCGACTCATTTACCAACGGCTTATCCGATTGAAGAAGCGTTGCAGAGATTGGCGAATTTACATCATGTTGAAGTGGAGAAAAATGCTGTTCCTGAAAGTTTAGATTTATTAGAGCAATATGAAGTGAAAAGAATCGAAGAATTACAGATTAACAACCGTTGGTTAGAGGCAGAACCAAACAAATCTATTCGCTCATTGATTGGTTGGAGAGGAAAATCTGATTATGTGTATTGGGATCTACATGAACGAGCACATGGACCACATGCATTAGTTGGAGGAACAACTGGTTCAGGGAAATCTGAATTTTTAACAACTTATTTAATTGGTTTAGCAATCAATTTTTCACCAGAAGATATTGGAATGCTGATTATTGACTGGAAAGGTGGCGGAATTGCCAATACCTTAGATAAATTACCTCATTTTATGGGAGCAATCACAAATTTAGATGGCGCAGGAACTGCCAGAGCTTTAGCGAGTATCAAGGCAGAATTAAATAAGAGACAAAGAGAGTTTGCCAAATATGGTGTGAACAACATCAATGGTTACATGAGTTTATACAAACAAAGACATACTCCAAAAGAAGATATCATTTATCCTGAAAAACCATTACCACATCTAATCCTAGTTTCAGATGAATTTGCAGAGTTAAAGGCTAATGTTCCAGAATTTTTAGATGAATTAACGTCTGTTGCCCGAATTGGTCGTTCGTTAGGTGTACATTTAATCTTAGCTACACAGAAGCCATCAGGTGTGGTTAATGATCAAATTGAAGCAAACAGTACTAGTAAAATTGCGCTGAAAATGGCTAGTGTTCAAGATTCTAATGAGCTTCTAAAAACACCAGATGCGGCACAAATTACTAATCCTGGTCGAGGGTATCTTAAGGTTGGAGAAAATGAAGTATATGAACTTTTCCAAAGTGGTTACGCAGGTGTTCTTTATGATCCTGATAAGACTATGGAAGAAGTTGTAGATGAACGTATTTTTAAAATTAATGATTTAGGTCAAACAGAACTACTTTATGATCCAGACGAGAATATCGTACAAGGAAAAGATACGAGTGATTTGCCAACACAATTAGAAGCGGTGATTGAAACAATAGGACAAATTTTTGAACAATCAGAGTTCACAATTCCTGATAAACCGTGGTTACCTAATCTTAGTGAACAAATAACAACAACGACTATCGAAGAAGCGAAACAAAGAAATGTAACTATTCCGCTAGGCTTGTTGGATATTCCATCTGAACAAGCACAGAAGGTTTATCATTACAATTTAGAAAAAGCAAGTCATACTGCTATTTTTTCAAGTCCTGGTTATGGTAAATCGACACTTTTACAAACATTAACTATGAATTTAGCACGTCAAAATACACCAGAACAAGTTCAATTTAATCTACTGGATTTTGGGAATAATGGATTGTTACCATTAAAAGATTTACCTCATGTAGCAGATATCGTCACGCTAGAAGAGGATGAAAAATTACAAAAAATGCTAGATAGAATCTCTGACTTGCTTGCCGAACGAAAAGGTTCATTTAAAAAGAATGGTGTTGCAAGTATTGTACAGTACGAAGCAAAAACTCAATCGAAGTTACCGATTGTTATTAATATCTTAGATGGGTATGATGGATTGAGTGTAGAGGACAATCGGAAAGATAAGATTGATGAAGTGTTACTTCAACTATTAAGAGATGGTGCAAGCTTAGGAGTCTATTTAATTATGACGGCAAGTCGCTCTGGTAGTATTCGTATGAATATGATGAGTAACATTGCAACTAAAATTGCGTTATACTTAAATGATGAAACTGAACTAAGTACATTATTGGGTAGAGAGACTCTTGCTGCTCAGGCAATTAATGGACGAGGACAAGTGATGCTTGATACGCCAACATCAGTGCAATTCTATCTTCCGATTGAAGGAGAGAATAGTTCTGATGTATTAGAAAATCTGGAAAAAGAAGTGACTCGTATGGATCAAGACTGGACAGGTGAACGTCCAGAGAAGATACCGATGGTTCCAGAAGAATTAACCATTCAAAATTTTGTTTCATTCGTAAAAGAAAGAGAAAACAATAATCTGTATCTGGGATTAAATAAATTATCTTCATTAGTAGAAAAATTTCCGATATTCCAAGGAAAGAGTTTAGGAATATTTACCTCATCGAATAAACAATTTAGATTAATGATGCCTTGGATTATGCAACAAATCAATGAGTGGAAAGAAGAAAATGATATCATTTTAATTGATGCAGCAGGAACATTGGAAGAAAAAGCAACATATGTGTCGACATATATTGATCGAATGAAGGTTACCCAACAAAACTATGAATTAAAAGAATCTTTAGAAGCGATGTTGTTAAATGATTCAAGTCAAAGAATCGTAATAATCAATGGCATTGCAGAATTAGTAGACAAACTTTTCTTAAATCCAGAAGAAGTCGCTTTTCTTTTAAATGGTGGGAATGATCACTTGCAACTTGTATTTATAGATAGCTTAACAAAAGTTGGAAATACGTATGGTGGATTGACGAATATGGTGAAAGAAAGTGTGTATCAAATCCTATTTGGCGGTAGTTTACAAAATCAATTATTCATAGAGAATTTACCGTACACACAAAAAAATGTTGTTGTTCCTCGCAATGTACTTCATAGTTTGAAGGATGATCTATTCGAAGATATTGTTATACCGATGGAGGTAGGAGAATGA
- the rnc gene encoding ribonuclease III, producing the protein MDNQLTTELKERYGIVFHDVNLLEQAFTHSSYVNEHRYLKLSDNERLEFLGDAVLELLVSQYLYKQFPEMPEGKLTKMRAAIVREDSLSKFAKECHFDQYILLGKGEENSGGRTRPALLCDLFEAFLGALFLDQKVDAVKKFIAEVIFPKIDAGAFSHEMDHKTHLQEVLQRQGDVTIEYRLVNEEGPAHDRIFFVEVYVNEKMIGTGQGKSKKLAEQDAAERALKQNPE; encoded by the coding sequence ATGGACAATCAGTTAACTACAGAATTAAAAGAACGTTACGGCATTGTTTTCCATGATGTCAACCTATTAGAACAAGCTTTTACCCATTCATCCTATGTGAATGAGCATCGATACTTAAAACTATCAGACAATGAACGATTAGAATTTTTAGGAGATGCCGTTTTAGAGTTATTGGTTTCTCAATATTTGTATAAACAATTCCCAGAAATGCCAGAAGGCAAACTGACGAAAATGCGGGCGGCAATCGTTCGTGAAGATAGTTTATCCAAATTTGCGAAAGAATGTCATTTCGACCAATATATTCTTTTAGGCAAAGGAGAAGAAAATTCTGGTGGACGGACACGTCCAGCATTACTTTGTGATTTATTCGAAGCATTTTTAGGTGCTTTGTTCCTAGATCAAAAAGTCGATGCAGTCAAGAAATTTATTGCAGAAGTTATTTTCCCTAAAATCGATGCCGGTGCTTTTTCACATGAGATGGATCATAAAACACATTTACAAGAAGTCCTACAACGTCAAGGTGACGTTACCATTGAATACCGTTTAGTCAATGAAGAAGGACCAGCCCATGACCGAATCTTTTTTGTAGAAGTTTATGTTAATGAAAAAATGATCGGGACAGGTCAAGGTAAGTCGAAGAAATTAGCAGAACAGGATGCCGCTGAACGAGCGCTGAAACAAAATCCTGAGTAA
- the ndk gene encoding nucleoside-diphosphate kinase: MEKTLVIIKPDGVSRKLVGEILQRFEKKQLKLTQLKVATMSRNVAEEHYAHVKKFDFFEDMITYMTSSEVVYLVLEGTSVIKTVRKMIGATNCLEAEPGTIRGDYGANSYENIIHASDSPEAAAVEIKRFFNEAN; encoded by the coding sequence ATGGAAAAAACACTCGTTATCATCAAGCCAGATGGCGTTTCACGTAAATTAGTTGGAGAAATCCTACAGCGATTTGAGAAAAAGCAATTAAAGCTTACTCAATTAAAAGTAGCAACAATGTCTCGCAATGTAGCAGAAGAACATTATGCACACGTCAAAAAATTCGATTTCTTCGAAGATATGATCACTTATATGACGTCGTCAGAAGTTGTTTATCTTGTTTTAGAAGGAACCAGCGTCATTAAAACCGTTCGTAAAATGATCGGAGCAACGAATTGTTTAGAAGCTGAACCTGGAACGATTCGAGGCGATTATGGCGCTAATAGTTATGAAAATATTATCCATGCGTCAGATTCACCAGAAGCGGCAGCAGTTGAAATCAAACGATTCTTTAATGAAGCCAATTAA